ACGACTGCACGTCTCCTACAGCGGCACGGGCGGCTATTGTGTGCGTTACAACTGCCGTGGCGCACACATCAATCATGGAAGCGAACGCTGCATCTCGTTTGGCGGCTTGCGGGTCGATGGTGCCGTTGCGACAGAGGTCCTCAGGTTTCTGGCCCCATTGGGCATCGAGGCGGCCTTGCAGGCGATCGAAGCCCGCGAGGCCGAGGGGTCCGAGGCGCGCCGACAGACGGAACTCGCTTTGACCCAGGCCCGCTATGAGGCCGAGTTGGCACGCCGCCAGTATGATGCGGTTGATCCCGGCAACCGTCTCGTGGCGGCCGAGCTTGAGCGTCGGTGGAATGACCGGCTGGTAGAGGTCCACCGGCTGGAGGAACGCATAGGGGCGTTTGACGCCAACCCACGGGCCAGTTTCAAGGCCCAGGACCGTGCCCGCCTGATGGCGCTGGGCGCCGACATCCATACGCTCTGGCATCATGCTGGCGCGACGGCGGAGACGCGCAAGCGTATCCTGCGCACGGTCATCATCGAGATTGTCGCGAGGGTCGCCGCCGACACGATCCACCTCACCATTCACTGGCAGGGAGGCGATCACACCAGTCTGACCGTGCCGAAGAACCAAACCGGCAAACACCGTTGGCGAACCGACGCCGACACCGGTGACCTCATTCGGACCCTGGCACGGCAGCAGCCGGACGGGGGTATCGCCGCGATCCTGAACCGGGCCGGTAAACGTACCGGCAAGGGTAATAGTTGGACCGAAGCGCGGGTGCGCAGCTTCCGCAGCGCCCATGGCATAGCCGTCTACAGGGAGGGCGAGATCGCTGAACGAGGGGAACTGACCTTGGAGGAAGCGGCCACACGCCTACAGGTCAGCAAGATGACGGTGTTGCGTCTGATCGCCGGTGGTGCCATCCAGGCAAACCAGGCGTGTAAGGGAGCGCCTTGGGCGATTCCTGAAGCCCAGCTATCCGGGCTCAATCCGGCTTACCGTCCGGTAACAAAAAATCCGGATCAGAAGACCTTTGATTTCCAATAACGTAGCGAGGTGGGCATCATGACGCGAGAGCGGGCTGGCCCAAGAGGTGGAGGACTTCGTGCCGGTCGATGAAGTCCAGTTGGGCCAGGGCCAGGATACGGTCCCTGTCGAGGGAAGGCTGGAAGGCGAAGTCGAAGCCCGCCAGCGTCTTGACGGTGAGGAGGCGGCCCATCTGGAGGGCTGCCTTGACACGGCGTGCTTCCCGGAGCGCCAGTTCCTCGCCGAGCAGGGCGTCGATGGCCTCCAGGGTGGAGAGGGTGCCGCGCTCAGCCTGGCGCAGGACGTGGTCCAGCGTTTCCAGGGCGCGCGGCATCTTCAGGCCCACCAGGTGGCGCCGGATGCTGTCGAGGGTGGCGGTCATGGCGCGACCTCGCGCTGGATGTCGCCTTGGGCGAGCTGGCGGCCAACGGCGTCGTAGATGGCCAGGTCGCGCGGCGTAACGATCTCGCCGGGCCGCCGTGGCGGCGGCGCCTGGGGGGCGCATTGCCGGGGTGTCGTGCTGTTGACAGGCGGCGGCAGGACACGATGCCCGGCGATCAGGTGCCGGTGTCCACGTCCCTCCAGCACAGGATGGACGGCGATCCGGCGGCCATCCTCCAGGATGTGTACCTGGTCGGCGGTGAGTTGCACTTCGACGGCGCGGCGCCGGGTGCTATCGGGCACGGAATAGAGGTTGCCGCCAACGGATACCATACCGTCCTTGGTGATGCGGCGTTCCAGGGACAGGACGGTGGCATAGGGCATCGGGGGGATGGGCTTGAGGTGGGGCCGCTCCTCGGCGAAGTGCTCGATGACGATGCGCTGGGTGGTGGCGTGGCGGCGGATGTTGGCGACCTGGTCCAGCCATTGGCGCAGTTGGCCGTTCAGGTCGTCGAGGTTGCGGAAGGTGCGACCCAGGAAGAAGTCCTGGCGGATGTAGCGGAAGGGCCGCTCGACCTTGCCCTTGGTTTTGGGGCGGTAAGGTTTACAGGCCTTGGGCAGGAAGCCGTAATGGGCAGCCAGCTCCAGCAGGCGGGCGTTGTAGGCGATGCCGCCATCGGCGCCGTCATCGCCCGCCGCCTCGCCCAGCACGGCGGTCTTCATGCGGTCGTAGAGGATGCGGGCGGGCACGCCGCCCAGGGCCTGGAAGACGGCGATATGGCACCTCAGCACGGTGGCCAGGTCCTGGCGCGCGACGAAGCGTGCCCACAGCATGCGGCTGTGGCCCAGCACCAGGGAGAACAGCCACACCACCCGTTCCACGCCGGGCTCATCGGTGAAGCTGGCCTTGAAGTGGGCGAAGTCCACCTGGGCCTGATGCCCCGGCGGCGTCTCGAACCGCTGCTCATAGCCCTTGGCCGCCGCCGGTCGCACGGTGCGCAGGAAGTCCTTCACTGCCGTGTAGCCGCCGGAATAGCCCAGGGCCTGGATCTCCCGCAGCAGACGGCGGGCGCTCAGCCCGGGCACCGCGATCACCCGCTGGCGCAGGTAGGCCTCATAGGGCCCGACCACCGTGGGCTTGGACGGCCGGGGCGTATAGCGGGGCGGCTCCAGCCCCTGGGCGATGTAGCGACGGACAGTCTTGCGGTCCAGGCCGGTCTGCCGGGCAATGGCGGAGACGGTCAGCCCTTCACGGGCAAGTTCCAGGATCATGACGAGTTCCCCAAGTGTGACCACCAGTCCCCTCCCTCGCTCCTGCGAGGACAGTCTGGGTGACCAGCGGCCGCGAGGTCCCGGGGGGCATGCCCCCCGGGACCTCGCCGGTCAACGAAACTGGGGAAAATTCAGGCGCCACTTCTGGGGAGTATTCATTCGCCACTGACACATGGACCGATCCGGGCCTGGATCATCGACGACACCGGCATGCCCAAGAAGGGCCGCCATTCCGTTGGCGTGGCCCGGCAATATTGCGGCCAACTGGGCAAGCAGGACAATTGCCAGGTCGCCGTCTCGCTGTCGCTGGCCTCCGACCACGCCAGCCTTCCCCTCGCCTTCCAACTCTATCTGCCCGACCCCTGGGCCAACGACCCAGCGCTACGGACCAAGGCCGGCGTCCCCGAAACGGTCGCCTTTCAGACCAAGCCGGCCATCGCCCTGGACCAGGTGCGTGCCGCTGTAGCGGCGGGTCTGCCCGCCGGCGTGGTGCTCATGGATGCTGGCTACGGCAACGACACCGCTCTGCGGGACGGGATCAGCGCGTTGGGCCTCGCCTATGTCGCTGGCGTCCACTCCAACATCACCGTCTGGCCGCCCGGTGTGGCGCCCTTGCCACCCAAGCCCTGGAGCGGCAAGGGGCGGCCGCCCTCACGCCTGCGTCGAAGCCCCGGACATGAACCGGTATCGGCGAAGGCACTGGCCACTGGCCACTGGCCTGGCATCGGAAGCGTGGCAGACCGTCACCTGGCGTGAAGGCACCAACGCCCCGCTGACATCCCGCTTCGCCGCCGTTCGTGTCCATCCCGCCCATCGCGACAATGAGCGCGCCGAATTACGCCCGGCGGAATGGCTGCTCATCGAATGGCCGGAGGGAGAAGAAGAACCCACCAAGTATTGGCTATCGACCTTGCCGGAGGCCACGGCACTGCCGTACTTGATCGACACCGCCAAGCTGCGCTGGCGCATTGAGCGCGACTACCTTGAACTCAAGCAGGAACTCGGCCTCGGCCACTATGAGGGCCGGGGATGGCGCGGATTCCACCACCACGCCACCCTTTGCATCGCCGCCTACGGATTCCTGCTCCGCGAACGGGCCGCGATTCCCCCCTCAGCTTCTGCTCAAACCAGGGGCATCAAGGCGCCTGACATTCCCGAAGGCTACAGACCAAGGGGCGCCGCCCCCACGGCCTGAGCGTCACGTCCCAACATCCATCGCCACAATGCGCATTACCATTGCAAGGGCTCTCGCCAGGACACTCCCGCGATGTCCTTGCTGTCAGCAATTGCGCATCTTGTGACACAGTAGAACTAGTTGCAATTTACCTGCAAACTTAATTTATGGCCGTAGATCATTTCCAATAAATCGACAACCCTTTTTTCATCTCCCAAATCATTATCAATTTTCCTTATAAAGGGCTTATCTCTATTGCGCGCCATCTCAGAAAGCTGATCAAAATCTAAAATAGATGGACTTGAAGCGCCAGAAACCCATTTAAATTGAGTAATATTTCCCTGAATGCAAAATTTAGAATAGTCGGAATTTAAAAGAATTGTTTGAAAATAAGATTCATCTGGAATGTTTGTTATCCGCAATCTTCTTTCTATTTCGGACCCCGCAGATCCTACAACAAAATTTACATGCTCTTTTGCCAAAATAGACCACTGAGATCCCTTAAAATATGGAAAATTAGGCCGCTGTACAGCATTGGTTTTAACCATGCCGCGCCCCAAATGCTCTACATATTCCCATTCCACACGCTCAGCCAGCCCTTCTAGCCATCTTGGGCACTCACCATCGGGTAATTGATGCCAGGACATAATGCTCTGACCATCTTGCACCCAGTCCCGGATTTTGTTCGGCGACCATAGAGGAAGATGAGTCCCAGATAAGATAATCCCATGTGACCAGGAGGTTTTCCCTTGAAGCGCCAACGACATCATATCAAGCGTAGCGTCAACTAAGCTCAACCCTCCCCATGAACATAGTCTAGTAGAAATAAGAGAAAAATTCTCTAATCCTTTGGTTGCTTCCCTCAAATCATCAAGCACTTTAGGGCAAGATCGCTTGTCGACATGCAATACAAATTGATCTTTAGGATTATATAAGGCCTTCAGTAGCCGTATTGTTTGCCGAACGCAGGAATGTGCTAGTATAAAATATGCGATCGATGTGGACATTTATTCTTTATCCCTTATTTTATTTGAATTCAGTATCAATGAATTTTAGAGAATGCGTCCATGCCTCATAAAATGATCTATTCTTCCCATAAATATTGTCGCGAAAAACATGTTCCTTCATCAACAAACATGAAAGGATGTGCGCATGCAGCCGGTCAGTTTTCAAATTCTTTCCCAATCCTACGATATGCATACCTAAGATCAGACGCCTCATCGATATGAGGTCAAAATAGGATGGGGCGCCAAATATCCTGGAAATATCAGATTGCTTTAGATCGAATTCATCTAGAAGATTTCTTGATATATATCCATAATAATAATTTTCTTCATTGCACCAATCAATTACCATATCCGGTTTATCAGATGCCCCGCCATCATCTATTCTCTCTTGGTCATCTCTAACAATATACAACATCTCAAAATGAGGATCGAGCAGCGGGACGCGCTGGCAAATATAAGTAATTAATGGCATTAAGAAAAATGCGCAATCAGGGGCAAGAAAAACCCGATCATCACTTGCAAAGTTGTGTGCGAGACTTCTGCTTCTTTTATCTCTTGTAAATATAAAGCAATTCTTGTGCGCCAAGAACTTTTGAGATGACAAATTCATCTTTTCAGGAGATGAGAAATGTATCGTTTGCGGCAATACAATTACTCTGTTATTTGGGTATTTTTCTAGTAGAATTTCCCTTGATACTTGAAAGTTCTGGTATATATCGCCAAAATTCCCCCCGCCCGACGTAACAATAGTCACATCCTGATTTAGGTTAGGCAGGCGACGAGATCGTACATCCCATGCTGTAAGTTCTGCAAGGCAGTGTTTCCCTAAGCTATTCATAGCCGCCTTTGCGCCTAACCAAATTAGATGATCTCCAGTATTTGTGTAATCGGGCCAGTCCACGAATATGTATTCTGGTCCCGAAATCAATTCAGCTAATTTCTCTCTGAATTGCGCGACATGATCAAATATCTCAAGCACGGCCATCACCCAGGTTAGAAGTCCATACCCTATCACAGCCGCTTGCGACATCGTCAAGCCCCACCCTAGCAGAGTGTCGGTGACAGATAATCTGACCGATCTCAGAGTCCGTTTTGGAAATCAGGGATGAGCGTTTCATGGTAGCAGATTGCCGCCCATGGCGACGTAGATCATGGCCTGTGAGACATCGGTTCGCCGTTCATAATCACGAACGAGACGTCGCCAACGGATCATCCAGCCGAAGATGCGCTCGACAACCCAGCGGCGGGGCAGCACCCGGAATCCTTTCTGATCATCGCACCGGCGTATGACCTCGACGACGAAATCCAGGTAAGCGGCTTTGTTCATCAGCTTCATGCGATCATAGGCGCCATCGGCGAACAGGTGTTTCACCCAAGGCCAGCGTTTGCGGATCGCCTCCAGGATCGCCTGTGCGCCGGCGCTGTCGGAGATATCGGCTGGTGTCAGCTTGACCATCAGCAGGCGCCCATCGGTATCGACGGCGATGTGCCGCTTGCGACCAACGACTGTCTTGCCCGCGTCGTAACCCCTTGTTTCCGCATGCGGTGCTTTGACTGATTGGCTGTCAATCACCCCGGCCGTGGGGCTCGCTTCCCGACCCGCCCGCTCCCGATCAACCATCAGCGCGACATCGTGAATGGTCTGGAACAGAAACCGGCGCGCCATTTCGCGGAACCAACCGTAGACCGTCTGCCAGGGGCCGAAATTGGTCGGCAACATCCGCCACCCGCAACCCGACCGGACAAGATAGCGAACCGCGTTGATCACTTCCCGAAAGTCAACCTCGCGCGGCCGGCCGCGGCGGCCTGGCTTCGGCATCAGTGACGCGATCCGCTCCCACTCCTCGTCCGTCAGGTCAGACGGATAGCGCTTCGTCTTCTTGGCGATTTCGGTCATCCGACCACGGCTCTGCTTCGTCCACATCAACAGCTTGAATCATGACATCGCCGACACCGCAAGGGCCTATGCTATTTTCCAAACAGCCTCTTAATGCCTATTTTCGCTCCCACCTTCGAGTTTCAGGAGGCGCCAATCGTCTCAGCAACACGCGGATGAACGCCAAACGGATCATAGTGACGCTGTTGCGGACATGTCGTTCCACGTCTTCGGTCAGCCGGCGGTAGTCGCGTATCCACGCAAAGGTGCGCTCGACCACCCACCGCTTGGCATCAGGGACAAAGCGCTTCACTGCCGCCGTCAGATTTTGGCCGATCACCATAGCGGCGCCCACGGTCTTTTCGACCCAGGTGGCCAGTGGTTTTCCGGCATAGCCTTTGTCGGCAAAGATGGCCTTCACCTTGCCCTTGATATCGCCCCCAGGCCATTTGGCCACCAAGCGCTTCAGCACCATCTTGGCGCCGCGTGTGTCATGAAAATTTGGCGGGTGTCACCGCCACATCCAATAGCAGACCGGTCGTGTCGGTTCGCGCCCATCCTGCGCTGCCAGCGATTTTACAGGGCACAGGCTAAGAGAGTCGATTGATGCGCGCGCTAACATACCTTCGACAGAGCACGGAAGGCTATGTTGCCACGGGAAACACAACCCATATTTGGTTGCTTGTCCGATGGGCCGCTGGGCCCGACATTGGCGGTTCGGGGGATGCGAGATGGCTGATACCGTCACCGTAGATCATCGTTGGCTCAGGGACGATGCGATGGCCTCGCTGCTGAGCGAGGCCATGTGCGACTTCGCGTTGTTGGACCAAACACCCGATCCACAGAAAGCACGGGCTTTGGTGGCCGGACTCTGTCTCGTCCGGATGAGTGACACTTTTCGGTTCGCGTTCGAGAAGAGTTTGGACGCCCTTCGGCATCAGTCCAGGGTCACGTCCCACCGCGTGGTGTAGGAGCGCCTCCGCCGTGTCAGGCGTGGAGGCCGGCGTAGCCGGCTGGAAGGCCTGACACGGCGGGCGGTCATCGCGGTTCTTCGGTAAAGTTTGGTCACCACAACAAAACCCCAACCGAGGGTGACCACGATGACCGACCCGATGATGGCGCTGCGCGTGATGCTTGAAAAGGGCGCAGACGCCGATGTGCTGAGACAGATGATCGGCTTTGCCGCCGAACGGCTGATGGAACTGGAGGTTCAGGAGTTGACCGGTGCCGGCCACGGCGAACGGTCGGCCGACCGCCTGGTTCAGCGCAATGGCTACCGTGACCGCGACTGGCATACCCGCGCCGGCACGGTGGAGCTACACATTCCCAAACTGCGCAAGGGCAGCTACTTCCCAGGATTTCTGGAGCCCCGTCGCATGGCGGAGAAGGCGCTGACCGCCGTGATCCAGGAAGCCTATATCCAGGGCGTCTCCACCCGCGCCGTGGACGACCTGGTTCAGGCCATGGGCATGACCGGCATGTGAATCGGCGTGGAATAAGGACCCCGTATGAGGGGTGATCGGCGTCCAATCGGGACCCCTTTTGCGCGGGTCCATACTGGCTCCCATGGCAATGGCGGGAGCCTTGATTGGGATGCTGATAGTGGAGACGATCGCGAAGATCCGGCGCGCCTACTTTGTTCAGCAGAAGCCGATCAAGGCGATCTGCCGTGAACTGGGTTTGTCGCGGAAGGTAGTCCGCAAGGTGCTTCGTTCGGAGGCGACGGAGTTCCGGTACGAGCGAACGGCGCAGCCCCAGCCGAAGATCGGCCCGTGGCGGGAGCGGCTGGACGCGCTGCTGTTGGCCAACGAGACCAAGGCGGCGCGTGAGCGGCTGACGCTGGTGCGGATTTACGAGGAACTGCGGGGTGCCGGGTACGACGGCAGCTATGACGCCGTGCGGCGCTACGCCCGTTCCTGGCAGAAGGCGCGGGGGGCGTCGCAGGCGGCGGCCTACGTGCCGTTGAGCTTCGCGCCGGGGGAGGCCTACCAGTTCGACTGGAGCCACGAGGTGGTGCTGATCGGCGGGGTGACGGTCACGGTGAAGGTGGCGCATGTCCGGCTGTGCCACAGCCGGATGCTGTTCGCGCGCGCATATCCGCGCGAGACGCAGGAGATGGTGTTCGACGCCCACGACCGGGCGTTCGCCTTCTTCAAGGGCACGTGCACGCGCGGGATCTACGACAACATGAAGACGGCGGTGGAGACGATCTTCGTGGGCAAGGAGCGAGCCTACAACCGGCGCTTCCAGCAGATGTGCAGCCATTACCTGGTGGAGCCGGTGGCCTGCACCCCGGCGGCGGGATGGGAGAAGGGCCAGGTTGAGAACCAGGTGGGCCTGGTGCGGGAACGGTTCTTCACGCCGCGCCTGCGGGTGGCGAGCTACGAGGAACTGAACGGCTGGCTGCTGGACCAGTGCGTCGCCTACGCCAGGGCGCACCGGCATCCCGAGCAGCGGGACCGCACCGTCTGGGAGATGTTCGAGGCGGAGCGACCCAGCCTGGTGGGCTACGTGGGGCGGTTCGATGGCTTCCACGCCACCCCGGCGTCGGTGTCCAAGACCTGCCTGGTGCGGTTCGACCACAACAAGTACTCGGTGGCGGCCAAGGCGGTGGGGCGCCCGGTGGAGGTGCGGGCCTATGCCGACCGGATCGAACTGCGCCAGGACGGCCAGGTGGTGGGGACGCACGCGCGTTGCTTCGGCCGCGACCGCACCGTCTACGATCCCTGGCACTATGTGCCGGTGCTGGCGCGCAAGCCGGGGGCCCTGCGCAACGGCGCGCCCTTCAAGGATTGGGTGCTGCCCACGGCGCTGGACCGGGTGCGGCGCAAGCTGGCGGGCAGCGACGATGGCGACCGGCAGATGGTCGACATCCTGACGG
The Azospirillaceae bacterium DNA segment above includes these coding regions:
- a CDS encoding transposase, which codes for MVLKRLVAKWPGGDIKGKVKAIFADKGYAGKPLATWVEKTVGAAMVIGQNLTAAVKRFVPDAKRWVVERTFAWIRDYRRLTEDVERHVRNSVTMIRLAFIRVLLRRLAPPETRRWERK
- a CDS encoding beta-1,6-N-acetylglucosaminyltransferase, which gives rise to MSTSIAYFILAHSCVRQTIRLLKALYNPKDQFVLHVDKRSCPKVLDDLREATKGLENFSLISTRLCSWGGLSLVDATLDMMSLALQGKTSWSHGIILSGTHLPLWSPNKIRDWVQDGQSIMSWHQLPDGECPRWLEGLAERVEWEYVEHLGRGMVKTNAVQRPNFPYFKGSQWSILAKEHVNFVVGSAGSEIERRLRITNIPDESYFQTILLNSDYSKFCIQGNITQFKWVSGASSPSILDFDQLSEMARNRDKPFIRKIDNDLGDEKRVVDLLEMIYGHKLSLQVNCN
- the istA gene encoding IS21 family transposase — translated: MVTLGELVMILELAREGLTVSAIARQTGLDRKTVRRYIAQGLEPPRYTPRPSKPTVVGPYEAYLRQRVIAVPGLSARRLLREIQALGYSGGYTAVKDFLRTVRPAAAKGYEQRFETPPGHQAQVDFAHFKASFTDEPGVERVVWLFSLVLGHSRMLWARFVARQDLATVLRCHIAVFQALGGVPARILYDRMKTAVLGEAAGDDGADGGIAYNARLLELAAHYGFLPKACKPYRPKTKGKVERPFRYIRQDFFLGRTFRNLDDLNGQLRQWLDQVANIRRHATTQRIVIEHFAEERPHLKPIPPMPYATVLSLERRITKDGMVSVGGNLYSVPDSTRRRAVEVQLTADQVHILEDGRRIAVHPVLEGRGHRHLIAGHRVLPPPVNSTTPRQCAPQAPPPRRPGEIVTPRDLAIYDAVGRQLAQGDIQREVAP
- a CDS encoding polysaccharide pyruvyl transferase family protein; amino-acid sequence: MSQAAVIGYGLLTWVMAVLEIFDHVAQFREKLAELISGPEYIFVDWPDYTNTGDHLIWLGAKAAMNSLGKHCLAELTAWDVRSRRLPNLNQDVTIVTSGGGNFGDIYQNFQVSREILLEKYPNNRVIVLPQTIHFSSPEKMNLSSQKFLAHKNCFIFTRDKRSRSLAHNFASDDRVFLAPDCAFFLMPLITYICQRVPLLDPHFEMLYIVRDDQERIDDGGASDKPDMVIDWCNEENYYYGYISRNLLDEFDLKQSDISRIFGAPSYFDLISMRRLILGMHIVGLGKNLKTDRLHAHILSCLLMKEHVFRDNIYGKNRSFYEAWTHSLKFIDTEFK
- a CDS encoding IS5 family transposase, with the translated sequence MWTKQSRGRMTEIAKKTKRYPSDLTDEEWERIASLMPKPGRRGRPREVDFREVINAVRYLVRSGCGWRMLPTNFGPWQTVYGWFREMARRFLFQTIHDVALMVDRERAGREASPTAGVIDSQSVKAPHAETRGYDAGKTVVGRKRHIAVDTDGRLLMVKLTPADISDSAGAQAILEAIRKRWPWVKHLFADGAYDRMKLMNKAAYLDFVVEVIRRCDDQKGFRVLPRRWVVERIFGWMIRWRRLVRDYERRTDVSQAMIYVAMGGNLLP
- the istA gene encoding IS21 family transposase: MLIVETIAKIRRAYFVQQKPIKAICRELGLSRKVVRKVLRSEATEFRYERTAQPQPKIGPWRERLDALLLANETKAARERLTLVRIYEELRGAGYDGSYDAVRRYARSWQKARGASQAAAYVPLSFAPGEAYQFDWSHEVVLIGGVTVTVKVAHVRLCHSRMLFARAYPRETQEMVFDAHDRAFAFFKGTCTRGIYDNMKTAVETIFVGKERAYNRRFQQMCSHYLVEPVACTPAAGWEKGQVENQVGLVRERFFTPRLRVASYEELNGWLLDQCVAYARAHRHPEQRDRTVWEMFEAERPSLVGYVGRFDGFHATPASVSKTCLVRFDHNKYSVAAKAVGRPVEVRAYADRIELRQDGQVVGTHARCFGRDRTVYDPWHYVPVLARKPGALRNGAPFKDWVLPTALDRVRRKLAGSDDGDRQMVDILTAVLSDGLPAVEAACAEALRENVHSAAVILNILARRREAAAPAPIQTPETLRLHQAPMADCARYDTLGRVQ
- a CDS encoding recombinase family protein, coding for MNKITPDHLARRAYIYVRQSSADQLLHNHESRRRQYGLADRARQLGWTDVVVIDDDLGRSGGGIARPGFERLLGAICEGRVGIVLAIEASRLARNGRDWHTLLEFCGLVDCLLADEDGVYDARLPNDRLVLGMKGTMSEMELSILRQRSLEALRQKARRGELFLTVAVGYVKTRHDRIALNPDQRVREALALVFRKFAEFQSIRQVHLWLRQEQIRLPAVEQTADGPRIAWKLPVYNTIHHLLTNPVYGGAYVFGRTGSRVSVRDGRKHVVRGFRRAQSEWEVLIPEHHEGYISWAEFGRNQALIADNANGKGLMARGSVRRGDALLAGLLRCGHCGRRLHVSYSGTGGYCVRYNCRGAHINHGSERCISFGGLRVDGAVATEVLRFLAPLGIEAALQAIEAREAEGSEARRQTELALTQARYEAELARRQYDAVDPGNRLVAAELERRWNDRLVEVHRLEERIGAFDANPRASFKAQDRARLMALGADIHTLWHHAGATAETRKRILRTVIIEIVARVAADTIHLTIHWQGGDHTSLTVPKNQTGKHRWRTDADTGDLIRTLARQQPDGGIAAILNRAGKRTGKGNSWTEARVRSFRSAHGIAVYREGEIAERGELTLEEAATRLQVSKMTVLRLIAGGAIQANQACKGAPWAIPEAQLSGLNPAYRPVTKNPDQKTFDFQ
- a CDS encoding ATP-binding protein, producing the protein MTATLDSIRRHLVGLKMPRALETLDHVLRQAERGTLSTLEAIDALLGEELALREARRVKAALQMGRLLTVKTLAGFDFAFQPSLDRDRILALAQLDFIDRHEVLHLLGQPALAS